In one Carettochelys insculpta isolate YL-2023 chromosome 6, ASM3395843v1, whole genome shotgun sequence genomic region, the following are encoded:
- the LOC142014042 gene encoding olfactory receptor 5AR1-like, giving the protein MAGGNHSMVTEFVLLGLTDQPQEKMVFFVLFLVIYAISLLGNLGMIVLIRAEAQLHTPMYFFLGNLSLVDLCCTSTITPKLLATLLSDEKSISLSGCVTQLFLCTGFVTVEAVILAVMAYDRFVAICNPLLYSTLMSPAACLRLVGGSYAAGFTSAIVQVGCTFSLSFCSSNRIHHFFCDIHPLLKLSCTDPRINEIVLFTFSFLIGLPTSLQILISYMYILSTILRIHTMEGRCKAFSTCTSHLLAVTLFYGSALFIYLRPISIDSLDYNRVASVFYTVVIPMLNPLIYSLRNKEVKGAIKKTISRKVGL; this is encoded by the coding sequence ATGGCTGGGGGAAATCACTCCATGGTGACAGAATTCGTCCTCCTGGGGCTAACAGATCAGCCCCAAGAAAAGATGGTCTTCTTTGTCTTGTTCCTAGTGATTTATGCTATCAGCCTGCTGGGGAATCTGGGAATGATTGTGTTAATAAGGGCTGAAGCCCAACTTCAtacccccatgtacttcttcctcgGTAACTTGTCCCTCGTAGATCTCTGCTGCACCTCGACCATCACCCCCAAGTTGCTGGCAACATTGTTGTCTGACGAGAAGAGTATTTCTCTGTCTGGGTGTGTCACGCAGTTGTTTCTCTGTACTGGGTTTGTGACTGTGGAGGCCGTCATCTTGGCGGTGATGGCGTATGACCGCTTCGTCGCCATATGTAATCCCTTGCTTTACAGCACACTGATGTCCCCTGCGGCTTGCCTTCGGCTTGTTGGTGGATCCTACGCTGCTGGTTTCACAAGTGCCATTGTTCAAGTTGGATGCACCTTCAGTTTATCGTTCTGCAGCTCCAACAGGATCCACCATTTCTTCTGTGACATCCACCCGCTGCTGAAACTCTCCTGCACTGACCCACGCATCAACGAGATTGTGCTCTTTACTTTCAGCTTTCTCATTGGCTTGCCCACTTCCCTGCAAATCCTCATCTCCTACATGTACATCCTCTCCACCATTCTGCGGATTCACACCATGGAGGGCAGGTGCAAGGCCTTCTCTAcatgcacctcccacctgctggcTGTCACCCTCTTCTACGGAAGTGCTCTGTTTATATACTTACGCCCCATATCCATTGACTCCCTGGACTACAACAGGGTGGCCTCTGTGTTTTACACAGTAGTCATCCCCATGCTGAATCCCCTGATCTACAGCCTGAGGAACAAGGAGGTGAAGGGAGCCATCAAGAAGACCATCAGCAGGAAAGTGGGCTTGTAA
- the LOC142014043 gene encoding olfactory receptor 5AR1-like: MAGGNHSMVTEFILLGLTDQPQEKMVFFVLFLVIYAISLLGNLGMIVLIRAEAQLHTPMYFFLGNLSLVDLCCTSTITPKLLATLLSDEKSVSLSGCVMQMFLCAGFVTVEAVILAVMAYDRFVAICNPLLYSTLMSPAACLRLVGASYAAGFTNAIVQVGCTFSLSFCGSNRIHHFFCDIHPLLKLSCTDPRISEIFLFTFSFLIGLPASLQILISYMYILSTILRIHSMKGRCKAFSTCTSHLLAVTLFYGSALFIYLRPSSIDSLDYNRVASVFYTVVIPMLNPLIYSLRNKEVKGAIKKTISRKVGL; the protein is encoded by the coding sequence ATGGCTGGGGGAAATCACTCCATGGTGACAGAATTCATCCTCCTGGGGCTAACAGATCAGCCCCAAGAAAAGATGGTCTTCTTTGTCTTGTTCCTAGTGATTTATGCTATCAGCCTGCTGGGGAATCTGGGAATGATTGTGTTAATAAGGGCTGAAGCCCAACTTCAtacccccatgtacttcttcctcgGTAACTTGTCCCTCGTAGATCTCTGCTGCACCTCGACCATCACCCCCAAGTTGCTGGCAACATTGTTATCTGACGAGAAAAGCGTTTCTCTCTCTGGGTGTGTCATGCAGATGTTTCTCTGTGCTGGGTTTGTGACTGTGGAGGCCGTCATCTTGGCAGTGATGGCGTATGACCGCTTTGTTGCCATATGTAATCCCTTGCTTTACAGCACGCTGATGTCCCCTGCGGCTTGCCTTCGGCTTGTTGGTGCATCCTACGCTGCTGGTTTCACAAATGCCATTGTTCAAGTTGGATGCACCTTCAGTTTATCGTTCTGTGGCTCCAACAGGATCCACCATTTCTTCTGTGACATCCACCCGCTGCTGAAACTCTCCTGCACTGACCCACGCATCAGCGAGATTTTTCTCTTTACTTTCAGCTTTCTCATTGGCTTGCCCGCTTCCCTGCAAATCCTCATCTCCTACATGTACATCCTCTCCACCATTCTGCGGATCCACTCCATGAAGGGCAGGTGCAAGGCCTTCTctacctgcacctcccacctgctggcTGTCACCCTTTTCTACGGAAGTGCTCTGTTTATATACTTACGCCCCTCATCCATTGACTCCCTGGACTACAACAGGGTGGCCTCTGTGTTTTACACAGTAGTGATCCCCATGCTGAATCCCCTGATCTACAGCCTGAGGAATAAGGAGGTGAAGGGAGCCATCAAGAAGACCATCAGCAGGAAAGTGGGCTTGTAA